The following coding sequences are from one Niveibacterium umoris window:
- a CDS encoding MarR family winged helix-turn-helix transcriptional regulator, with amino-acid sequence MHNTALREFARAFLAVEQTTARRHGLGADAQHRIASLLVRNGPVTPQALSSMTGLHKAWVTRSIKAMEASQQVITRPNPDDGRSILVEISPSGRQAVENINACLDRYASALLQGLAPADRAPADRILRRLAAIIQDAAPQQSADLE; translated from the coding sequence ATGCACAACACCGCCCTCAGGGAGTTCGCACGCGCATTCCTGGCCGTCGAGCAGACGACCGCCCGACGCCACGGATTGGGTGCCGATGCCCAACACCGTATCGCCAGCCTGCTAGTGCGGAACGGGCCTGTGACGCCGCAAGCCCTGTCGTCCATGACCGGACTGCACAAGGCTTGGGTAACCCGCAGCATCAAGGCAATGGAAGCGTCACAACAAGTCATAACACGCCCGAATCCGGACGACGGACGATCGATCCTTGTCGAGATTTCGCCCAGCGGGCGTCAGGCCGTAGAAAACATCAACGCCTGCCTCGACCGCTACGCTTCAGCGCTGCTGCAAGGTCTTGCGCCCGCAGACCGCGCGCCTGCCGACCGAATACTGCGTCGACTCGCTGCGATTATTCAGGACGCGGCGCCGCAGCAAAGCGCCGATCTTGAGTAA
- a CDS encoding NAD-dependent epimerase/dehydratase family protein — MQPPAPLPDPPLALVTGATGFVARTLIPALRAHGYRVRAALRSPCDGPWDESVVVGDLNNFVDWGPATAGVDAIWHLAARVHVMRETEADPLQAFRRVNVERTADLCAAARVSGVRRLVYLSSIKVNGEQTQPGRPFRPDDTPAPHDAYGVSKLEAEQAIRASGIESAIVRPPLIYGPGVGANFAQLVSAVSKGYLLPLGSVDNRRDLVFVGNLVDALVRIGEHPRAAGRTFLISDRAPMSTPELIRHIAHALQKRERLLRVPSPLLLGALTLLGKREEAQRLLGSLEVDTSDLVETLSWQPPYTVAEGLRATVGGR; from the coding sequence ATGCAGCCGCCCGCCCCCCTACCTGATCCCCCCCTCGCCTTGGTGACCGGCGCGACCGGTTTCGTCGCCCGCACGCTGATTCCCGCATTGCGCGCGCACGGCTACCGCGTTCGCGCAGCCTTGCGCAGCCCTTGCGACGGGCCTTGGGACGAATCGGTCGTCGTCGGCGATCTCAACAATTTCGTTGACTGGGGACCTGCCACCGCCGGCGTCGACGCCATCTGGCACCTGGCCGCCCGGGTGCATGTCATGCGCGAGACCGAGGCTGACCCGCTGCAAGCTTTCCGGCGGGTGAACGTGGAACGCACAGCGGACCTGTGTGCGGCGGCGCGCGTATCGGGCGTGCGGCGACTGGTGTATCTCAGCTCGATCAAGGTCAACGGTGAGCAGACCCAGCCGGGCCGGCCCTTCCGGCCCGACGACACGCCCGCCCCGCACGACGCCTATGGTGTATCGAAACTGGAGGCGGAACAGGCCATTCGCGCGAGCGGCATCGAAAGCGCCATCGTGCGCCCCCCGCTGATCTACGGCCCCGGAGTCGGCGCCAACTTCGCGCAGCTGGTCAGTGCAGTATCAAAAGGCTACTTGCTGCCGCTGGGCAGCGTCGATAACCGCCGCGATCTGGTCTTTGTCGGCAACCTTGTCGATGCGCTGGTACGCATCGGCGAGCATCCGCGCGCGGCCGGCCGCACCTTTCTTATCAGCGACCGAGCGCCAATGAGCACACCTGAACTCATCCGGCACATTGCGCACGCGCTGCAAAAGCGGGAACGCTTGCTCCGCGTGCCAAGCCCATTGCTGCTGGGTGCGCTAACCCTGCTAGGGAAGCGCGAAGAAGCGCAGCGATTGCTCGGCTCGCTTGAAGTCGACACCAGTGATCTGGTCGAGACCTTGTCCTGGCAACCGCCCTACACGGTCGCCGAAGGCCTTCGCGCAACGGTAGGCGGTCGCTGA
- a CDS encoding lipase secretion chaperone yields the protein MFGRGETSGGIRPDRVPEAAQAVVAEARGEVFPFSRAEPAVGELDTIRAQIVGGVLAGTDPDGAWVCAGPGRLRADHQIRRRIDWYGNQLGRFTPEAIAAAMAQEADEACGRGAGLAARAIWQAYREAQTIDLPSIGRLDAKALAKRLETISAARRRAMGQDWGEAFFGAEERLLAERLSAPPPVSGVPLPLPDADARIAAVEAAWANWAQRISVSKEEIRKLQQDKGLSDAEREAQVNAIVEAHFEPAERLRARTVLGDG from the coding sequence ATGTTTGGGCGAGGTGAGACCTCGGGTGGCATCCGCCCGGATCGGGTGCCTGAGGCGGCGCAGGCTGTGGTGGCGGAGGCGCGTGGTGAGGTATTCCCGTTTTCACGCGCGGAGCCCGCTGTCGGCGAACTCGACACGATCCGTGCGCAGATCGTCGGCGGCGTGCTTGCTGGCACCGACCCCGATGGTGCGTGGGTCTGCGCCGGCCCGGGGCGACTGCGTGCTGACCATCAGATCCGTCGCCGGATCGATTGGTACGGTAACCAGCTGGGTCGATTCACGCCCGAGGCGATTGCCGCAGCCATGGCGCAAGAGGCGGACGAGGCTTGTGGTCGCGGTGCCGGACTCGCCGCACGCGCGATCTGGCAGGCCTATCGCGAGGCCCAGACGATAGACCTGCCGAGTATCGGCCGGCTCGATGCCAAAGCGCTGGCCAAGCGCCTTGAGACGATCTCGGCGGCACGCCGGCGCGCCATGGGGCAAGACTGGGGTGAGGCGTTCTTTGGTGCAGAGGAACGCCTCCTGGCCGAGCGCCTGAGCGCTCCGCCACCCGTGTCTGGGGTGCCGCTGCCCTTGCCGGATGCCGATGCGCGGATCGCGGCGGTGGAGGCTGCCTGGGCCAACTGGGCGCAACGGATCTCTGTCAGCAAAGAAGAAATCCGCAAGCTCCAGCAAGACAAGGGACTTTCAGATGCCGAGCGTGAAGCGCAGGTCAATGCGATCGTCGAGGCGCATTTCGAGCCTGCCGAGCGCCTCCGGGCCCGCACTGTCCTCGGCGACGGGTGA
- a CDS encoding substrate-binding periplasmic protein codes for MRFIFVALLTLCGLHPALAAPDEHVVKLASLEWPPYASASVSAGGTVTDTVRRALAASGYRLVVEYFPWPKAVAVGESAKGFAGYFPSYYSADRARRTELSDPVGESPLGFAQRSDSPSTWVTIEDLKALRIGVVEGYINTTALDRRIASGDQPADSTLDDASNLMKLAAGRVDLAVVDSKVFANLMGNDTRLTGLRGQLVMNPRLLELKSVHVAFRKTSEGRKLSRALSEGLRKIGYQPPVFNQDPE; via the coding sequence ATGCGCTTCATCTTCGTTGCCCTGCTCACCTTGTGCGGACTGCACCCTGCCCTTGCGGCACCGGACGAACATGTTGTGAAACTGGCATCGCTGGAATGGCCTCCCTACGCCAGCGCCAGCGTCAGCGCCGGGGGAACGGTTACCGATACGGTCCGCCGCGCGCTCGCCGCGTCCGGATACCGCCTGGTCGTCGAGTACTTCCCCTGGCCCAAAGCCGTTGCCGTCGGTGAATCGGCGAAAGGGTTCGCCGGCTATTTTCCGAGTTACTACTCCGCCGACCGTGCACGGCGCACCGAACTCTCCGATCCGGTAGGCGAAAGCCCGCTGGGCTTCGCGCAGCGGTCGGATTCGCCGAGCACCTGGGTCACCATCGAAGACCTCAAGGCTCTGCGTATTGGCGTGGTCGAGGGCTACATCAATACCACTGCGCTCGACAGGCGCATCGCCAGCGGCGATCAGCCGGCCGACAGTACGCTCGATGATGCCAGCAACCTCATGAAACTTGCGGCCGGCCGCGTCGACCTCGCCGTGGTGGACTCCAAGGTATTCGCGAACCTGATGGGCAACGACACTCGCCTGACCGGGTTGCGCGGGCAACTGGTCATGAATCCGCGCCTGCTCGAACTCAAGAGCGTTCACGTAGCCTTCCGCAAGACCTCGGAAGGCCGCAAGCTTTCGCGCGCACTCAGCGAAGGCCTGCGCAAGATTGGCTACCAGCCGCCGGTTTTCAATCAGGACCCGGAATAA
- a CDS encoding HNH endonuclease, protein MILVERGTVAGNSRRPLILTLDVHGQPFRWVNWQHAVIYYARDQVAWAAGDNEFTILGGMRRETGLQSVITTNSIIAIRGKALSQRALHKVPPLSNRELFHRDRQICAYCGTHLASGKLTRDHVLPVSQGGRDVWMNVVTACRPCNQRKGGRTPEQSHMQLLYAPYVPSKAEFLILSNRNILADQMDFLARHVSSHSRVLLG, encoded by the coding sequence GTGATCCTCGTTGAACGCGGCACGGTCGCGGGCAATTCGCGACGGCCGCTGATCCTCACACTCGATGTCCATGGCCAGCCGTTCCGCTGGGTGAATTGGCAGCATGCGGTGATCTACTACGCCCGCGATCAGGTCGCATGGGCTGCCGGGGACAACGAATTCACGATTCTCGGCGGCATGCGCCGCGAGACAGGGCTGCAATCGGTCATCACGACCAACAGCATCATCGCGATACGCGGCAAGGCGCTCAGCCAGCGCGCGCTACACAAGGTGCCGCCGCTTTCCAACCGCGAACTCTTCCATCGCGATCGCCAGATCTGCGCTTACTGCGGCACGCACCTCGCTTCCGGCAAACTGACACGCGACCATGTTCTGCCTGTTTCCCAGGGCGGACGCGATGTGTGGATGAATGTCGTCACCGCCTGTCGGCCCTGCAACCAACGCAAGGGCGGCCGGACGCCGGAACAGTCGCACATGCAGCTGCTGTATGCGCCGTATGTGCCGAGCAAGGCGGAATTCCTGATCCTCTCCAACCGCAACATCCTTGCCGACCAGATGGACTTCCTGGCGCGCCACGTTTCCAGCCACAGTCGCGTCTTGCTCGGCTGA
- a CDS encoding esterase/lipase family protein — protein sequence MIRKCLLVLLCFIAVLQSSLARADTYTQTRYPIVLVHGMLGFDSIGAINYWYGIPEALRAGGATVFVASVSALNSNEARGEQVLKYLQVLQAKYGYQKFNLIGHSHGGATSRYVAAVAPGLVASVTTVGAPHDGSKVADAIKAGAGATGTTDLVTALVNGLGQLIGLLSGNGSPQDALGTLASLNTAGARDFNRRFPAGAPTQSCGQGPELAANGVRYYSAGGTSVATNVLDVLDPMLIASSLVFGFEANDGLVSRCSSHWGKVLRDDYGWNHIDEINHLFGLRGLFSSDPTAFYRSQANRLRNLGL from the coding sequence ATGATTCGCAAGTGCTTGCTTGTGCTGTTGTGTTTCATTGCCGTCCTGCAGTCGTCCCTGGCACGCGCAGACACTTACACACAGACCCGTTATCCGATCGTTCTGGTGCACGGGATGCTGGGTTTTGATTCGATTGGCGCGATCAACTACTGGTACGGGATTCCGGAGGCGCTCCGTGCGGGCGGTGCGACCGTCTTCGTTGCATCGGTCTCTGCGCTGAACAGCAACGAAGCGCGTGGCGAGCAGGTGCTCAAATACCTGCAGGTGCTGCAGGCGAAATACGGCTACCAGAAGTTCAACCTGATCGGACATAGCCACGGCGGCGCAACATCCCGATATGTGGCTGCGGTGGCCCCGGGATTGGTGGCTTCGGTGACGACCGTCGGCGCACCGCATGACGGTAGCAAGGTTGCAGACGCCATAAAGGCTGGCGCCGGTGCAACCGGCACCACCGACCTCGTCACCGCGCTGGTAAACGGGCTCGGCCAGTTGATCGGGCTGCTGTCGGGCAACGGCTCGCCACAGGATGCGCTTGGCACACTTGCATCGCTGAACACGGCGGGTGCGCGAGACTTCAACCGGCGCTTTCCGGCGGGCGCGCCGACCCAGTCTTGCGGCCAGGGGCCGGAACTCGCTGCAAATGGCGTGCGCTACTACTCGGCAGGTGGAACATCGGTTGCAACCAATGTGCTGGACGTGCTCGACCCGATGCTGATTGCTTCTTCGCTGGTCTTCGGGTTCGAAGCGAACGACGGACTGGTATCGCGGTGTTCGTCGCATTGGGGCAAGGTGCTGCGCGACGACTACGGCTGGAACCACATCGACGAGATCAACCATCTCTTCGGGCTTCGCGGCCTCTTCAGTTCTGATCCAACCGCGTTTTACCGATCACAGGCCAACCGTCTGCGGAACCTTGGACTTTGA